The Penaeus monodon isolate SGIC_2016 chromosome 1, NSTDA_Pmon_1, whole genome shotgun sequence DNA window ATGAAATGAAGTCCTTCCAAGCAATGTTGTATTTTGCGTCCTGGTGTGTCGTTTCCTGTCTCGTTCGACAAGGAGCGTCGTCACCGGCATCGTCGCTCTCGTCCAACCTGCCGTCCTCACCGTCACAGCCTACACTACCCTCGTCGCCCAAAGAACGCTCAACACGATCTCCTCTACCATTATCGCTTCGTGTCACAACTCGACCGTCCGACTTGCCCACGccgcctccgccccccctcccggcCGCACCCACGGGCCGTCCTCCACCGCAGGAGAGCCCACGTAGCACCTCTGCGAAAAAAATCGCTGAGATATcctcaataaaagagaaaaaacccaagCAGCCTTTTCCTGCTGCCTCGGGTAAGAACGAGCTGTCTTAaaatggcttgtgtgtgtgtgtgtgtgtgtgtgtgtgtgtgtgtgtgtgcgtctgcgtgtgcgtgtgcgtgtgcgtgtgcgtgtgcgtgtggtgtgtgtgtgtgtgtgtgtgtgtgtgtgtgtgtgtgtgtgtgtgtgtgtgtgtgtgtgtgtgtgtgtgtgtgtgtgctgtgtgagtgagtgcatgcatatatgtatgtgtgcatacatatatttatacttagcgtataaatatatgtatgcacatatgtacttATTATCCATGAGTTTGTATGTCAGTATTTAccattttgctagattttgatACTTAATAAACTGATAATTCAAAATCAGAAAACGACAGAAAACCTCATATTCTCACACAGATACTGCAGGTCACAAGTCGATCAGTGTCAGCAATAAAGTTCAACGCAGAAATGTCAGTGACTCCAAGAAAGTCCCCGAGCCCGCGTCAAGTGCTGAAATTTTGGGTGCAGTAAACAGTACGGGCGTCACGATCTGGCTGGACGATCATCTGGTAAGTAAACAAGTTTTGTTGCTTCATAATCATTCATAATTTGGAGTCACATACAAGCGGTGATCAGCCATTCTGTTCGTTAAACACCAGCTAGAGTCTAATCCACGGTTAACGactagaaaaaaatgaacatcTGCGGTGACGTTTCTCCGAATTTCAATCGGCGTATCGCTGAGCTCCACTGAGCTTGGCTGAGCGCCGAAGAGAACGGCTGCATATACCGATTTGATATACAATTTGTTTCGTTTACAGACCAGACTCCTTCAAAGCATCACATGTACACTCTGAATTCTCGTCCATATCTAGATCACAAGGGGTCCTTCAATATGAGGCGGTACGCAAGAACAAGGGATCAGAAGGTAAACAACACGTGACAAAAAACGTTTCTGACACGTGTCAGCCGACACTGATTTATTTCTCATTGCTGATCTCATAAGCTCTtacccttttcctattcctcggAAGCAGACTAATACACTGACGCGAATCCTTTAGGtattgtatcttcttttaacggtaggttcatgtctgagccgccgtggtcacagcatgatacttaattgtagttttcatgttgtgatgctcttggagtgagtacgtggtagggtccccagttcctttccacggagagtgccggtgttacctttttaggtaatcatctctctatttttatccgcttgggaccagcactgattgggttggcttggccacccagtggctaggtaggcaatcgaggtgaagttccttgcctaagggaacaacgcgccggccggtgactcgaaccctcgaactcagattgccgtcgtgacagtcttgagtctgtcCGCGGCCTTAGGTATTGTATGTTGAATCAAAATTCGACAAAATTAATTCTCTTTACGCCAGGCagactgctgtgtgtgtgtgtgtgtgtgtgtgtgtgtgtgtgtgtgtgtgtgtgtgtgtgtgtgtgtgtgtgtgtgtgtaaactaccgtatgtatataatatgtgtgtgtgtgtgtgtgtatgtgtgtgtgtgtgtgtgtgtgtgtgtgtggtgtgtgtgtgtgtgtgtgtgtgtgtgtgttgtgtgtgtgtgtgtgtgtgtgtgtgtgcgtgatattattattttttccctctcatagtcttctttctcttatcataTGTAGTTGAACTTGTCCTAAAGCCATGTGCCATAATCGTTCGcattttgtctgttttatttgctATTACGTCTGCTGAAGTAATATGCATCACAACTTCATATGAATTAGCTCAAATTGCATAAGAATGTCGTTGTCGAGTCTAGATAATTCGATCAGACATAAATAAATCGCCATATATTCGAAAATACACACAATCTACATAATAGTTACACTGCAGTCCCCGCTGTAATGCCAAGTGAACCCACACTGATGTCATCACAGGTGTTCAGGTATAACATGCTTATGACGCGCCAACACACACCTCATTTTAGCTTCTGTTTCGTTATATTGCTGAAACTATAAAACCTGCTACGAGACAAAATACCATAACCACTCTGACTAGAAAAATAGAACCGCCATCCCCCAATAAGCTTAACtgaaaccgcaaaaaaaaaaataataaataaataaataaaaaattaaaagtaaaaactaCGACGAACGCTTTTGTCAGTGACTTTCACAGGGGTCAAACCGATGTAAACCTCAACAGGAACACATAAGCATGAGTGTTGTGCGACGAAATCCTCATGATAATTATAGTACACATACGTCAAGGTAGGGTGGGTGGTAGACCGaggcaagaggggagggagtacaagccgataataacaggaaatattATCCTGTGCCAAACTAATcaaatgaattatattataaatatataatgaatttgaAATTTTAGCTTTATTTAGAAGAATATCAGAATAATACGGGACGAAAAATATATTCTCTCAATCTTGTGGAAATTACTAATGTGATGTTTCCTACACCGTTAAGATATCATTTGTTTCTGTCTCGCTAATGTCTTTTTTATGTGGTCACAGTTGTTgtttaaatgtttcttttttatcaaaaatcttAAAAACTTGCGGTGTCTTCAAAAACATTAAGCATGATTTATGATAGAAAACTGGCGAAACCCGGCGGTAAAGGGTAAAccattccattttattttgaaTTGTCTTATGGTACATATGAAATCAGTACTTTCATATACTTATAAACAGACGCCTATTACAATTACGAGTTTCTGAGACATTTCCATTCATCATTTTAAGCTTACGTTTGTTAATCCCACAGAGATACGCGAGCAGCGAAAACATGTTTAAAGGGAACAAAACAAAGTACCACGCCGGGATACACGCGGTGGTCCTGCACCAACACCGCTTCACCGTCCTGCAGAAGGAGCAGTTCTTCACCTGGCAGCCCGCAGCTCACAGGATGCTGACCAAGATGCTCAAGCATATGCAGTTCGGAAGAATCTTGATTCTTGTAGGCGTGGTGAGTCACAGCTGATGCTGGTTGTTACACAAGAGGGGGTTGGAAAGAGTGAACGCTGATCCCTTCATTTACTAAAATATCATGTGATAATAATCACTGTCAGTAGTGATAGTGATGTTAGcacggtaatgataacaataatagtttgaTAAtaaggcgataatgataataacgatgatgattaaaatggGCAATAAAATGgtaacaaaataattatgataaaagtgataatgataagaataaagatacaGTTAATGCCAATACGACTAATCAGCATCACTGCTATtgtcctttcattatcattaaagtcCTCGACCCATCAAATCAACGAGAACAACCACTATTAACGAGAGACCCTAACCGCATTCACACCAAGcgcttcccacttccctccccagCCCGACTTCACGCCGTGGTTCCGAGCGGACGCAACCAAGGCGGTCGTGAGTCTGGGGGCGCGACTCGGCTCCCTGGCGACCCGGGGCGAAACGTGGGTCATGGTGACGCTCAAGGGCCAGCCGCCCATCATGGAGACCCTCGTCACCTGCAAGAACGCCTCCCTGTCTCACACTTCTCCCATCACGTTCTCTGCGACGGTCCCGAGGTCTCCAGGTAAGGGGGGGTTCTGTTTTCGGTTTGCTGTGTCTTTGAGTTTGCAAAGCgcgttgtttctttttctctgtctctgtctgtctgtctgtctctctctccttctctctcgctctctcccctcccctgtctcaCACGCTCTCTATCTTTTCTGCAAAATTAATGTTCCCTTCCCATAAATACCTGATGACCGATCCCTATTGAACTAGAACGAGTGTGTCCGTGGCACAGCGACCCCGACATGGCGATGCGCGCTGAGTTCTGCGAGCAGTACGAGGGCTACGCTGACTTCTGCAGATGCAAAGACCCGCTTCGGTTGGACCCGAAAATGGCTGTAAGTGGGGGTCACGAAAATTCGTGATATCTTTGTCTTTATTGCTATAGGATGTAGCAACTACTTATGTTCTTTTTTGCGTATacgacacgcgcacacacacacacacacacacacacacacacacacacacacacacaccacacaccacccacacacccaccacacatacacacacccacacaccacacacacacgatatatataagtatgttatatatatctatattatatatatctatatatatattatatatatatataaatatcttcttcttttaacgtagttcatgtctgagccgtcgtggtcacagcatgatacttaattgtagtttcatgctgtgatgctcttggagtgagtacgtggtaggggtccccagttcctttccacggagagtgccggttgtttaccttttaggtaatcattctctctattttatccgggcttgggacctgcactacttgggctggcttgcccacccagtggctaggtaggcaatcgaggtgaagttccttgcccaagggaacaacgcgccggccggtgactcgaacccccgaatccagactgccgtcgtgacagtcccgagtccgacgccccagccactcggtcaccgcggccccatatatatataaatatatatatatatatatatatatatatatatatatatatatataatatataatatatatatatatatgtgcgcgcgcgcgtgtgtgtgtgtatgtgtgtatgtgttgtgtgtgtgtgtgtatgtgtgtgcgtgcgtgcgtgcgtgcgtgtgtgtgtgtgtgtgtgtgtgtggtgtgtgtgtgtgtgtgtgcgtgtgtgtgtgtgtgtgtgtgtgtgtgtgtgtgtgtgtgtgtgtgtgtgtgtgtgtgtgtgcgtgtgcgtgtgtgtgtgtgtgctatgtgtgtgcgtgtgtgtgtgtgtgtgtgtgtgtgtgtgtgtgtgtgtgtgtgtgtgtgtgtgtgtgtgtgtgtgtgtgtgtgtgtgtgtgtgtgtgtgtgtgcagacacgtATGTGCGTAAGCATCCCCTCTAAAAAATTATGCCGTCTAAAAAAACAACGTTTATCATAATTCAGATGAGCTTCCAGCCGCCTCTCAAAATGCGTGAAGTCATCcccgttgccatggtaacggcCAAGCGTCTCCCGATGGTGCTAAGACAGGTGATCAAGATATGGCAGAATCCAGGCGGCGCAGACACTCCCCTCGTTATCTTCGTGGACGGCCACAACCCTGAGGCTGAGAAGCTCGGCAAGATACTCAATATCACCGTCGTCTTTCATGACAACCCCGCTCCTATTGGTAAATAGAGCATGGCATATTAATGAAATGCCTAGCTCAAGCTTCTCAGTGATGGCCCCCTAAACTCACATAGTCCTTTCTGCGGCACTCTTTTCTCACTCACATCAGTCACTATTAAATTTAAGAATTTATAGGTAATTAATTTAGTCCCAAGTATGAACGCGCAGTTATGTAAGGGCGCCAGACCTATGCTCATTTTATGTATGAATTAAGCAATAGTCAAATGCCTCTTCCACACACCAAACATGCCTTCCCAGGTTCAATACACCGAGTGAATCAACACATCAAGTTCTCCCTTGATAAGGTCTTCAAAATGTATCCTGAGTCTGACAAGGCCATCATTCTTGAGGATGACCTTAATCTCGCGCCGGACTTTATTAGGTAAGCGTAACCCAGAAACGATCACTTGACTTCAGTTTTGCACGGTGTATGCACAACTGTGTGGTCCAGTTGcagggttttttatataaaataaaaataaataaaaaataataaaatataatgaatatacacatTCCCACACGTGCGTACgcacccacgcgcgcgcgcgcacacacacacacacacacacacaaacacacacacacacacacacacacacacacacacacatatatatatgtatgtatgtatgtatatatatgtgtatatatatatatatatatatatatatatatatatatatatatatatatatgtgtgtgtgtgtgtgtgtgtgtgtgtgtggtgtgtgtgtgtggtatgtgtgtgtgtgtgtgtgtgtgtgtgtggtgtgtgtgtgtgttgtctttctctctctctctcctccatctctctctcgctctctctatatatatatatatatatatatatatatatatatatacattttatatactatcataaatAACTACTCAAAGGAACAAAAAGGCAGCGCAGAGAGAGCCAGCATCGACAACCTATCCCTCAATTCCTACCCTCTGTCTTCCAGTTACTTCCACCAGACGGCGCTTTTAATGAGATTCGACGAAACAGTCTCGATCGTCAACGCATACAACTACAACGCATACCAACACACCGCCTCGGACCCGGCCAGAATATACCGCGTTCAGTCTTACCCATACTACGGGTGGATGACACGAAGGAGTGTGGCCGAGACGATGGTCAAAAACTGGGCGCCCATGGATTTGGTGAGAACTGATTTGTTCCTCGTTCAGGTGTGATCAGTGGGAGTATAAAATGGCGATAGTGGTTGGTGGTGGTACCAGCCacaataagataaaagtaataatatgatagtaattattatcacgtGAATTAGTCATCATGATAGGCactaaaacaaaattacaaaatacacattaagaaagatgaaatagaaaacaGTACTTAAATATAATCAGACCACTAACTCCCTAACATAAACACTGTTCAGGCTGCAGACTGGGACCTGTACATCAGGAAGTACCACGTGAACATGTGCCACCAGGTCATCATCCCAGAGATCCCCCGCACCAAGCACGAAGGAGGCGGCGGAGTTCCACGTCTCGGGAAACGAACAGGAGACGTCCTTCCAGCAGCGGCCACTCAACACCCAGCGGGACGTCCAGTTGAATATGATTCGGTTGTGGGAGATCGCTTACGGGATCGACATGAGGACGAAGATCGATCAGGCCCGCGTGGTGAACATTACCGAGCACCCATGTGACAAGAAACCCATTCCGAAATACAAGGTGGGGACTTCTTGGCATATAGTAAGGGTGtctgttctgtttattttttcacgtTCCAATATTTGGGAGGTTTAGGGAGCAAGTGGGTTCCTACTTCACAAGTGCCTGGTTTATGAGAAACCTACTTGTCAACTAAATCCGATAGAACTGGTTACTCCCtgcatatattaaaaaaccctCCCCTAGAATAAGGGTTTAGTTTGTTAGTGTCAAAACgtaccccattatatatatatatatatatatatatatatatatatatatatatatatatatacatatataatatatatgcatatatatatatatattatatatatatatatatatatatatataatatataatatattatatattatatataatatacatatataatatatgatgcatatttatatatatactatctataatatatatctatatatatatatatatatttatatatattatatatatatatatatatatgtgtgtgtgtgtgtgtgtgtgtgtgtgtgtgtgtgtgtgtgtgtgtgtgtgtgtgtgtgtgtggtgttttgtgtcgtgtgtgctatatatttgtattatgtatgttctcaaacacacacacacacacacacacacacacacacacacacacacacaccacacaccacaacacacacaccacacaaaaaccacacacacacacacacacacacacacacacacacacacaacacactgcatatatatataatgtataatataatacaatatacatacatacatacatacatacatgcatatatatatatatatatatatatatatatatatatatatatatatatatatatatatatatatatatatatatacacatgttatatatatatataacatgtgtgtgtgttttattttcaagaTAGTTCCTTGTCGAAAATATATCATGTACATTGCATGTTTTGAACAAATTAAACATCAGTCAACCCGCTTAACTTTCTGAACAGAGTCCAGACAATAAGACAAGTCGGCGTCATTCTCTCCACCTTGTGATAAGGACTACTGAGCTGACTCTATCGCCTTCAAAACCTTCAGCCATAAATATTTGGTTTTCGGTCCAGTGTTTTTCATTCCTCGAAGGTTATGATTTCTGCCGCTGTATTTCTTTCACTGTATTATCCTCTCCGTCtgcctttctccttctgtctgtctgtctgtttgttagactcccccctctctctgtgtcattgaatgaataaaaagatggagagatacttaagtaaatgaatatacaaatataacattcCTCCTCCAGAATGAGACCTACGTCATCTATGTAAATCTTACCGGTGAAGACGACTACGAGAGGTCTTATCATGTTCTAGGCAAGGTGTGTTTCATCTTGATATACTATTTGCTTATCTTTTGTAATTTCAGCAACATTGTTAGAAAAATACAGAGCAGGCTTTATTCTCATTGTATGTTTTCTGAAGTTTCATTTCTAGAATGCTTACGCAGTATGTGA harbors:
- the LOC119572099 gene encoding LOW QUALITY PROTEIN: protein O-linked-mannose beta-1,2-N-acetylglucosaminyltransferase 1-like (The sequence of the model RefSeq protein was modified relative to this genomic sequence to represent the inferred CDS: deleted 1 base in 1 codon); its protein translation is MTLKIKVQMCFSVCNEMKSFQAMLYFASWCVVSCLVRQGASSPASSLSSNLPSSPSQPTLPSSPKERSTRSPLPLSLRVTTRPSDLPTPPPPPLPAAPTGRPPPQESPRSTSAKKIAEISSIKEKKPKQPFPAASDTAGHKSISVSNKVQRRNVSDSKKVPEPASSAEILGAVNSTGVTIWLDDHLRYASSENMFKGNKTKYHAGIHAVVLHQHRFTVLQKEQFFTWQPAAHRMLTKMLKHMQFGRILILVGVPDFTPWFRADATKAVVSLGARLGSLATRGETWVMVTLKGQPPIMETLVTCKNASLSHTSPITFSATVPRSPERVCPWHSDPDMAMRAEFCEQYEGYADFCRCKDPLRLDPKMAMSFQPPLKMREVIPVAMVTAKRLPMVLRQVIKIWQNPGGADTPLVIFVDGHNPEAEKLGKILNITVVFHDNPAPIGSIHRVNQHIKFSLDKVFKMYPESDKAIILEDDLNLAPDFISYFHQTALLMRFDETVSIVNAYNYNAYQHTASDPARIYRVQSYPYYGWMTRRSVAETMVKNWAPMDLAADWDLYIRKYHVNMCHQVIIPEIPRTKHEGGGGVHVSGNEQETSFQQRPLNTQRDVQLNMIRLWEIAYGIDMRTKIDQARVVNITEHPCDKKPIPKYKNETYVIYVNLTGEDDYERSYHVLGKCMGFYYPYLYENYHGTFSLKFFKTPFIIVSCPASAYCWNVDPSVIYHPTKEDLDYATKHAWRHSYAKGEYSLRVPALTPEEEFNLDNVLFTYFPVQE